The Winogradskyella schleiferi genome has a window encoding:
- a CDS encoding FtsK/SpoIIIE family DNA translocase, whose protein sequence is MAKKATKNQPAGKAGKTKTKAKPKAKTTLKKPSFKLSSQQKLIFGSFLIMVGVLLFISFLSFVFTGKEDQSVLNNFPERSDEYKNWASQLGAWVSEFFIIKGFGLPSFIFAGLLFLSGVYVTLNLNKVKLRKHWIWGTLIVIWLSILFGFFTHKYDLLGGTIGFEMNQFFQDYVGKAGTILLLIFGLIAYLAIRFKVTGATFVNSFKRAKKSIKEDLQSENTSTEPTAILDNSLTEEAEAIKSAFEMPLGETEPTISNHSKPNSKTEVKAEKLKMEVTEKPEEETVDEPELTMEVETVEEEKSESDNLADKLVEDFGQFDPTLELGKYQFPTLDLLKKYDNEGISIDQEELEENKNRIVETLSNYKIGITSIKATIGPTVTLYEIVPDAGIRISKIKNLEDDIALSLAALGIRIIAPIPGKGTIGIEVPNKNSTIVSMRSVIASQKFQKSDMQLPIAFGKTISNETFVVDLAKMPHMLMAGATGQGKSVGLNAVLTSLLYKKHPAEVKFVLVDPKKVELTLFNKIERHYLAKLPDSEDAIITDNTKVINTLNSLCIEMDNRYEMLKNAFCRNIAEYNAKFKARKLNPNDGHAFLPYIVLVVDEFADLIMTAGKEVETPIARLAQLARAIGIHLIIATQRPSVNVITGIIKANFPARIAFRVTSKIDSRTILDGGGADQLIGRGDMLYTQGNELIRIQCAFVDTPEVERITEFIGSQKAYPDAHLLPEYVGEEGGTNLDVDISDRDKLFRDAAELIVTAQQGSASLLQRKLKLGYNRAGRIIDQLEAAGIVGNFEGSKARQVLVPDLAALDQLLENEQL, encoded by the coding sequence ATGGCAAAAAAAGCAACAAAAAACCAGCCTGCCGGCAAGGCAGGAAAAACCAAAACTAAGGCGAAGCCAAAAGCTAAAACGACATTAAAAAAGCCTTCGTTTAAACTTTCTAGCCAACAAAAACTCATTTTTGGAAGTTTCCTTATTATGGTTGGCGTATTACTTTTTATCTCTTTCCTGTCTTTTGTTTTTACAGGCAAGGAAGATCAAAGTGTGCTCAATAATTTCCCGGAACGTTCCGATGAATATAAAAACTGGGCAAGTCAACTTGGTGCTTGGGTAAGTGAATTCTTTATCATCAAAGGCTTTGGTTTACCGTCATTTATATTTGCAGGTTTATTATTTCTCTCTGGTGTTTATGTCACTTTAAATTTAAATAAAGTAAAGCTAAGAAAACATTGGATTTGGGGAACACTTATTGTCATCTGGTTATCCATTCTTTTTGGATTTTTCACGCATAAATACGATTTACTTGGCGGCACTATTGGTTTTGAGATGAATCAGTTCTTTCAAGATTATGTAGGCAAAGCCGGCACTATCCTACTATTGATTTTTGGACTGATTGCTTATTTGGCTATTCGATTCAAGGTTACAGGAGCTACGTTTGTCAATAGTTTTAAACGCGCAAAAAAATCTATAAAAGAAGATTTACAATCCGAAAACACTTCGACCGAGCCAACAGCGATTTTAGACAACAGTCTAACAGAAGAGGCAGAAGCTATTAAATCTGCCTTTGAGATGCCTTTGGGAGAGACCGAACCAACCATTAGCAATCATTCTAAACCAAATTCAAAAACAGAAGTTAAGGCTGAAAAGCTAAAAATGGAAGTTACAGAAAAACCTGAGGAAGAAACGGTTGACGAACCAGAATTAACTATGGAGGTTGAAACAGTTGAGGAAGAGAAATCTGAATCCGATAATTTAGCCGATAAATTAGTTGAAGATTTTGGGCAATTTGATCCTACACTCGAACTAGGTAAATATCAATTCCCGACCTTAGATTTATTAAAAAAATATGATAATGAAGGAATTTCCATTGACCAAGAAGAGCTTGAAGAAAATAAAAACCGAATCGTTGAAACCTTAAGTAATTATAAAATTGGTATTACCAGCATTAAAGCCACAATTGGACCAACGGTTACCTTATATGAGATTGTGCCGGATGCTGGAATCCGAATTTCAAAAATCAAGAATTTAGAAGATGATATTGCTTTATCCTTAGCCGCATTAGGAATTAGAATCATTGCGCCTATTCCAGGAAAAGGAACAATTGGTATTGAGGTGCCCAATAAAAATTCGACTATTGTCTCTATGCGTTCCGTTATTGCCTCGCAAAAATTTCAAAAATCGGACATGCAATTACCAATTGCTTTTGGTAAGACTATAAGCAACGAAACCTTTGTGGTCGATTTGGCCAAAATGCCGCATATGCTTATGGCAGGTGCCACAGGTCAAGGTAAATCTGTAGGTTTGAACGCTGTATTGACATCCTTGTTATATAAAAAGCATCCTGCTGAAGTAAAATTTGTATTGGTCGATCCTAAAAAAGTAGAACTTACGCTTTTCAATAAAATAGAACGACATTATTTAGCAAAACTGCCTGATAGTGAAGATGCGATTATAACGGATAACACTAAGGTTATCAACACGCTGAACTCACTTTGTATTGAAATGGATAACCGTTACGAAATGCTTAAAAATGCATTTTGTAGAAATATTGCAGAATACAACGCTAAATTTAAAGCCAGAAAGCTCAATCCAAATGATGGTCACGCCTTTTTACCTTACATAGTTTTGGTGGTTGATGAGTTTGCCGATTTAATTATGACGGCTGGAAAAGAAGTTGAAACTCCAATTGCAAGATTAGCCCAATTAGCACGAGCCATAGGAATTCATTTAATTATTGCGACGCAACGCCCTTCTGTAAACGTCATCACAGGTATTATCAAAGCCAATTTCCCTGCTCGGATCGCATTTAGGGTAACAAGCAAAATAGATTCACGTACCATTTTAGATGGCGGCGGAGCGGATCAATTAATTGGACGTGGTGACATGTTATACACTCAAGGTAACGAACTTATAAGAATACAATGTGCCTTTGTGGACACTCCTGAAGTTGAAAGAATAACTGAATTTATTGGTTCACAAAAAGCATATCCAGATGCACATTTATTGCCAGAATATGTTGGCGAAGAAGGTGGCACAAATCTTGATGTAGACATATCCGACAGAGATAAACTCTTTAGGGATGCTGCAGAACTTATTGTTACTGCACAACAAGGCTCGGCATCTTTATTACAACGAAAACTAAAATTAGGTTACAACAGAGCTGGTAGAATTATCGATCAATTAGAAGCGGCCGGAATTGTTGGTAATTTTGAAGGCAGTAAGGCACGCCAAGTTTTAGTACCAGATTTAGCGGCTTTAGATCAGTTGCTTGAGAATGAACAGTTGTAA
- a CDS encoding family 16 glycosylhydrolase: MKLNYLLVTILVSFSLLSFSQQMPIDFSDGTDNFSAFSGSSFAFSTNPQDPNDDVGQFFNDGNDPWQGFYIDLNVPIDLDEQQQITLSFYQFDPNAHNIYVKLENGTNPDVEVVQNTSGTGWTNDIVFDFSTATITGTSNTVFATGTYTRLVILIDGGVASPGTYLIDDIDDGSEPVDPNTLDVIYTDLVWADEFDTNGAVDSSKWFHQTQIPAGGSWFNGEEQHYTDRIENSFVDNGFLNISAIKEIFTDQGETKEYTSARLNSKYAFTYGRVDVRAKLPSGDGTWPAIWTLGKNVSEAGAYWQTQGFGTTGWPACGEIDIMEHGLGATNHVSSALHTPSSYGNTFNVQSYVLNDVANDYHVYSMNWSPNQITFLIDDVGFYTYNPAIKDGSTWPFYEDQYLILNIALGGISGAIDPNFVQSNMEIDYVRVYQNTGLSVDDQIANSFNVHPNPASDFINVVSDETIDKVVLYNSIGQVVVENTTNTNVLNVENLKPGIYLLKIYSGDLTTIKKVIID; the protein is encoded by the coding sequence ATGAAGTTAAATTACCTGTTAGTCACTATTTTGGTGTCATTTAGTCTCTTATCATTTTCGCAACAAATGCCAATAGATTTTTCGGATGGTACTGATAATTTTAGTGCATTTTCTGGTAGTAGTTTTGCTTTCAGTACAAATCCACAGGACCCTAATGATGATGTTGGACAATTTTTTAATGATGGTAATGACCCTTGGCAAGGGTTTTATATAGATTTAAATGTTCCTATAGATTTGGATGAACAACAACAGATAACCCTATCTTTTTATCAATTTGATCCTAATGCCCATAATATTTATGTAAAACTAGAAAATGGAACTAATCCTGATGTCGAGGTGGTACAAAATACTTCTGGAACAGGATGGACAAATGATATAGTTTTCGATTTTTCAACAGCTACAATTACTGGAACTTCTAATACTGTTTTTGCCACAGGAACTTATACTAGACTCGTTATTTTAATAGATGGAGGTGTAGCTTCACCTGGAACATATTTAATAGATGATATCGATGATGGTTCTGAACCGGTAGATCCTAATACCTTAGATGTTATATATACTGACTTAGTCTGGGCAGATGAGTTTGATACAAATGGTGCTGTGGATTCAAGTAAATGGTTTCACCAAACACAAATACCAGCTGGCGGAAGTTGGTTTAATGGCGAAGAACAACATTATACCGATCGTATAGAAAATTCGTTTGTTGATAATGGATTTTTAAATATCTCAGCAATAAAGGAGATTTTTACAGATCAAGGAGAGACAAAAGAATACACATCAGCACGATTGAATTCTAAATATGCTTTTACTTATGGTAGAGTAGATGTTAGGGCTAAATTACCTTCAGGTGATGGTACTTGGCCTGCAATATGGACCTTGGGAAAAAATGTGAGTGAAGCTGGTGCTTATTGGCAAACCCAAGGATTTGGAACTACAGGTTGGCCAGCTTGTGGAGAAATTGATATCATGGAACACGGGCTGGGTGCTACGAACCATGTTAGTAGTGCTTTGCACACACCATCAAGCTATGGTAATACATTTAATGTTCAATCTTATGTTTTAAATGATGTTGCCAACGACTATCACGTCTATTCCATGAATTGGTCTCCAAATCAAATCACATTTTTAATTGACGATGTGGGTTTTTATACTTATAATCCAGCGATTAAAGATGGTAGTACTTGGCCATTTTATGAAGACCAGTATCTGATTTTAAATATTGCCTTAGGAGGAATATCAGGTGCCATAGATCCTAATTTTGTGCAGAGTAATATGGAAATTGATTACGTTAGGGTTTATCAGAATACGGGATTGAGTGTAGATGATCAAATTGCTAATTCATTTAATGTTCATCCTAATCCAGCTAGTGATTTTATAAATGTTGTATCTGATGAAACTATTGATAAGGTTGTGCTATACAACTCCATTGGTCAGGTCGTAGTCGAGAATACAACCAACACAAATGTATTAAATGTTGAAAATTTAAAACCAGGAATATATCTTCTTAAGATCTATTCAGGGGATCTGACAACTATTAAAAAAGTAATAATTGATTAA
- the ribB gene encoding 3,4-dihydroxy-2-butanone-4-phosphate synthase produces MITKTEHKKMSLNTIEEAIEDIKQGKVIIVVDDENRENEGDFLAAAEKVSPEMINFMATHGRGLICAPLTEHRCEELDLTMMVRNNTDPMETAFTISVDLRGNGVSTGISASDRSKTVKALINNETKAFELARPGHIFPLVAKEGGVLRRTGHTEAAIDFARLAGFEPAGVIVEIMNEDGTMARLPQLMKVAKKFDLKIVSIEDLVAYRMEHDSLIDKKEDFNIETRFGKFRLRAYQQTTNDQIHIALTKGTWKSDEPILTRVNNTLVNSDILGTLTNNTDQKLDDMFNVINTEGKGAIIFINQQPESMNLLTRLSILKENQVEGQLVKAPSLGMDTKDFGIGAQILHDLKISKLKLISNSLQTKRVGMIGYGLEIVEYANY; encoded by the coding sequence ATGATAACCAAAACCGAACATAAAAAAATGAGCCTAAATACAATTGAAGAAGCCATTGAAGATATTAAACAAGGTAAAGTTATCATTGTAGTTGATGATGAAAACCGTGAGAATGAAGGCGATTTTTTAGCTGCTGCTGAAAAAGTTTCACCAGAGATGATCAATTTTATGGCAACTCATGGTCGTGGTTTAATTTGTGCCCCTTTAACCGAGCATCGTTGTGAAGAACTAGACCTTACCATGATGGTTAGAAACAATACCGATCCGATGGAAACGGCCTTTACCATCTCAGTAGATTTAAGAGGTAACGGTGTTAGTACAGGAATTTCTGCAAGTGATCGATCAAAAACTGTAAAGGCTCTTATAAATAATGAAACAAAGGCCTTTGAATTGGCAAGACCAGGACATATCTTTCCTTTGGTTGCCAAAGAAGGAGGCGTTTTAAGACGAACTGGCCACACAGAAGCTGCCATTGATTTTGCACGTTTGGCAGGTTTCGAACCTGCAGGTGTTATTGTTGAGATTATGAACGAAGATGGTACTATGGCTCGCTTACCACAATTGATGAAAGTGGCCAAAAAATTTGATCTTAAAATTGTTTCTATTGAAGATTTGGTGGCCTACCGAATGGAGCACGATTCCTTAATCGATAAAAAAGAAGACTTTAATATCGAGACCCGTTTTGGAAAATTTAGATTAAGAGCATACCAACAAACCACAAACGACCAAATACATATAGCCTTAACAAAAGGTACTTGGAAATCTGACGAGCCTATTTTAACCCGAGTCAATAATACATTGGTCAATAGTGATATTCTTGGTACACTTACCAATAATACGGATCAGAAATTAGATGATATGTTTAATGTAATTAATACTGAAGGTAAAGGCGCTATTATATTCATCAACCAACAACCGGAGTCCATGAATTTATTAACTCGGCTTTCAATTCTCAAAGAAAACCAAGTGGAGGGTCAATTGGTAAAAGCACCTAGTTTAGGTATGGATACCAAAGATTTTGGGATTGGAGCGCAAATATTGCACGATCTAAAAATTAGCAAGCTAAAATTAATTTCTAACAGTCTCCAAACCAAGCGTGTTGGAATGATTGGTTACGGATTGGAGATTGTGGAATATGCTAATTATTAA
- a CDS encoding T9SS type A sorting domain-containing protein: MKTKIHEDQNKIYIMRKKILMLLAIMVCSSSLFAQNVTFRLNWNSSNSEYELYVKRDITAVAPVTTGGTAAVTIVFPTDASETRALAHTSESVSSFNPAGVIRSPEASPGNDFYVFNSVGGSSYIGVLNADVEVLWMTFTPSDGNSEARLFENDTDPDSSAAGMLGINAQSDFYTITLAGAINEFAGNEVLGVEENELQQLSLYPNPASNKINIESNHIIDSVEVYDILGKQVMLLKKINEIDVSNLNSGIYLFKISMGNKVQTKKIVVE, encoded by the coding sequence ATGAAAACAAAGATTCACGAAGACCAAAATAAAATTTACATTATGAGAAAAAAAATACTTATGCTTTTAGCAATTATGGTATGTTCATCATCACTATTTGCACAGAATGTGACTTTCAGATTAAACTGGAATTCAAGTAATTCTGAATACGAATTGTACGTAAAACGGGATATAACAGCAGTTGCTCCAGTAACCACAGGCGGTACAGCCGCAGTGACGATCGTTTTTCCAACAGATGCATCTGAAACAAGAGCGCTAGCACATACCAGTGAAAGTGTGTCTTCCTTTAATCCGGCAGGCGTTATTAGAAGTCCAGAAGCTTCACCGGGTAATGATTTTTATGTATTTAACTCTGTTGGCGGCAGTAGCTATATTGGTGTTTTAAATGCCGATGTTGAGGTATTATGGATGACTTTTACACCCTCTGACGGCAATTCTGAAGCAAGATTGTTTGAAAATGATACCGATCCTGACTCATCTGCTGCTGGTATGTTGGGCATAAACGCACAATCAGATTTCTATACCATTACACTCGCTGGTGCAATTAATGAATTTGCAGGTAATGAAGTTTTAGGTGTTGAAGAAAATGAATTGCAACAATTATCACTATATCCTAATCCTGCTTCGAATAAGATAAATATTGAATCGAATCATATAATTGATAGTGTTGAGGTTTACGATATTTTAGGAAAGCAGGTAATGTTATTGAAAAAAATCAATGAGATTGATGTTTCCAATTTAAATTCAGGGATCTATTTGTTTAAAATATCAATGGGTAATAAAGTCCAGACAAAAAAAATAGTGGTGGAATAA
- a CDS encoding beta strand repeat-containing protein: protein MKNLTVIICVLMFTVVMSAQVGVGTTDPQAQLDIRSSDQANPINTDGILIPKVDDFPIINPTVAQDGMLIYATGTGVPTKGFYYWNNTLLTWISITGVNKIDDLIDGKSDSDGTEDGSSVFLGIGAGINDDSSDNRNAGIGYQSLNSNITGSNNVTNGYQTLISNISGSNNVANGYMALSRNISGSNNVANGPLALSWNTIGSSNVANGSSALRFNVSGSNNIANGTFSLTFNSTGSSNIAIGNYALYDNSSGNDNIAIGTDALFGNVNSGNYNIAVGSDALFNNSIGEHNIANGFRSLSQNTTASGSVAIGAEALESNTTGEQNIAIGRRALQNNITGASNIGIGYESLLNNTGSWNTAMGTFAMQSNTSGNSNTAVGYRALNLNTTAAANTAIGNQSLHSNTTGAANTALGNEALYSNTTGNANAANGYRALFSNTTGISNTATGSSALYNSTTGLSNVATGHNSLGSNTTGNQNVATGSLVLFSNTIGNNNVAYGYQALYNNETGSNSIAIGYQAGYNETGSNRLYIENSSSDDALIYGEFDTDLIRINGTLDVTNEINREATGNANIVPIAYGTVESNANVLSGTGNFTASLSGGVISVSVNSETLNVYDTSCVVTPYSTAFRTSSIVISGGDLQVRIFNNSGSITPTTFQFTVYKL, encoded by the coding sequence ATGAAAAACCTAACCGTTATCATTTGCGTCTTAATGTTTACAGTAGTAATGTCTGCACAAGTTGGTGTTGGAACAACCGACCCACAAGCACAATTGGATATACGATCATCAGATCAAGCAAATCCAATAAATACGGATGGAATTCTCATTCCAAAAGTTGATGATTTCCCTATAATAAATCCGACAGTAGCTCAAGATGGAATGTTAATTTACGCTACAGGAACAGGTGTGCCAACGAAAGGGTTTTACTATTGGAACAACACATTGTTAACATGGATTTCTATAACAGGCGTAAATAAAATTGATGATTTAATAGATGGTAAAAGTGATAGTGACGGCACAGAAGATGGTTCATCTGTTTTTTTAGGTATTGGAGCGGGAATAAATGATGATAGTTCGGATAATAGAAATGCAGGTATAGGTTATCAGTCTCTTAACTCAAACATTACGGGATCTAATAATGTTACAAACGGCTATCAAACGTTAATTTCAAATATTTCAGGATCTAATAATGTAGCAAATGGATATATGGCATTATCAAGGAATATTTCAGGTTCGAATAATGTAGCAAATGGACCATTAGCTTTATCATGGAACACTATAGGGAGTAGTAATGTCGCAAATGGATCATCTGCACTTCGGTTTAATGTCTCAGGTTCTAATAATATTGCTAATGGAACTTTCTCTTTAACTTTTAACAGTACTGGAAGCTCTAATATAGCAATTGGGAATTATGCGCTATATGATAATAGTTCGGGAAATGATAATATTGCAATAGGTACAGATGCTTTATTTGGAAACGTGAATTCTGGAAATTATAATATTGCAGTAGGTTCAGATGCACTCTTTAATAATTCCATAGGAGAACATAATATTGCAAATGGTTTTCGATCATTAAGTCAAAATACAACGGCGAGTGGAAGTGTTGCTATCGGCGCAGAAGCTTTAGAAAGCAATACCACAGGTGAACAAAATATAGCAATAGGAAGAAGAGCTCTACAAAATAATATCACTGGAGCGTCCAATATTGGAATTGGCTATGAGTCGTTACTTAACAATACGGGAAGCTGGAATACAGCTATGGGCACGTTTGCAATGCAATCTAATACCTCTGGAAATAGTAATACAGCCGTAGGATATCGAGCCTTAAATTTAAACACTACAGCCGCTGCTAATACGGCAATAGGTAATCAGAGTTTACATTCAAATACAACTGGTGCTGCTAATACGGCGTTAGGAAATGAAGCCTTATATTCAAATACAACAGGTAATGCCAATGCTGCAAATGGATATCGGGCTTTATTCTCAAATACTACAGGGATTTCTAATACAGCCACAGGATCGAGTGCTTTATATAATAGTACTACAGGATTGAGTAATGTGGCAACTGGACATAATTCGTTAGGCTCAAATACTACAGGAAATCAAAATGTTGCCACAGGCAGCCTTGTTTTATTTTCTAATACTATTGGAAACAATAATGTTGCTTATGGGTATCAAGCACTATATAATAATGAAACAGGTTCTAATAGTATTGCAATTGGCTATCAAGCAGGTTATAATGAAACCGGCTCCAATAGATTATACATAGAAAATTCGAGTTCAGATGATGCACTTATTTATGGAGAATTTGATACGGACTTAATTCGTATCAACGGTACTTTAGATGTTACTAATGAAATAAATAGAGAAGCTACTGGAAATGCGAATATAGTACCTATTGCTTATGGAACTGTGGAGTCTAACGCAAACGTACTTAGTGGTACTGGCAATTTTACGGCGAGTTTATCTGGTGGAGTTATTAGTGTAAGTGTTAATAGCGAAACCTTGAATGTTTATGATACCTCATGTGTAGTAACGCCTTATTCAACGGCGTTCAGAACTTCAAGTATAGTTATTAGTGGAGGAGACTTACAAGTCCGTATATTCAATAATTCTGGAAGTATAACACCTACTACTTTTCAATTTACTGTTTACAAATTATAA
- a CDS encoding LptF/LptG family permease, with product MFIFILQGVWLYIAELAGKDLDITVTAKFILYYMPKLIPLVVPLTVLLSSIMVFGNFAENYEFAAMKSTGISLQRAMRSLSVFIVALGIATFFFANNVIPWGEYNFYNLRRNIAKVKPALAIAEGQFNEIGNINIKVEEKSGDRGQFLKGVVIHKKNDTRSGNYTVIVAEEGELKSSIDSNILQLELLNGNYYEEIVNKDSRQNVNKPHVKSYFDNYTFNVDLELLNAEDLDEKNHSDRYNMYNVKQLTDVIDTLKTKKSDDYHSLSKTLYNRSTYSSLNANIDTTKIDSIYGGKDILDHYNISQKVQIINLAINSSNSTRQILDSNKKSLEQKDIRLNKHIIVFHDKFVLALACIILFFVGAPLGALIRKGGLGLPMVIAIVLFLTYHFFGIFAKNSAEKGTFSPIIGAWLSTAVMLPLSIYLTTRATNDKGVFQFDFIIVPLKRLFSSKNKFQLSESDTKTYNYYKRYSIEELIGIIKNQEEFDLDKKPKEIALHNLLDRKISLEGLKSEGLVIPDKLIKARVLLRDYKDYSKTSLVSYVVGIVLVVLHLVFKNNKLPEIAESALSLSIIAFIFFAIYVIVDVFKYSKFYKIIDLKGKQNNPLILILTLPLYPLKYIILRNKISQDFYLSCLQNIK from the coding sequence ATGTTCATCTTTATTTTACAAGGGGTTTGGCTGTATATTGCTGAACTTGCTGGTAAAGATTTAGACATAACCGTTACTGCAAAATTTATTCTGTACTACATGCCAAAGTTAATTCCTTTGGTGGTTCCGCTCACGGTTTTATTGTCCTCTATCATGGTGTTCGGAAACTTTGCTGAAAACTACGAGTTTGCAGCTATGAAATCTACAGGAATATCGTTACAACGTGCCATGCGAAGTTTAAGCGTATTTATCGTTGCCTTAGGTATTGCTACATTCTTTTTCGCCAATAATGTGATTCCTTGGGGCGAATATAATTTTTATAATTTAAGACGAAACATTGCCAAAGTCAAACCAGCATTGGCCATTGCAGAAGGTCAATTTAATGAAATCGGTAACATCAATATTAAAGTAGAAGAGAAATCTGGAGATCGTGGTCAATTTCTTAAAGGTGTCGTTATTCATAAAAAAAATGACACGCGTTCAGGAAACTACACCGTAATTGTCGCAGAAGAAGGCGAACTTAAAAGTAGTATTGATTCCAATATTCTTCAACTCGAACTATTAAACGGGAATTACTACGAAGAAATTGTAAACAAAGATAGCAGACAGAATGTAAACAAGCCCCATGTTAAAAGCTATTTTGATAACTACACATTCAATGTAGATTTAGAATTGCTTAATGCTGAAGATCTCGATGAAAAAAATCATAGTGATAGATACAACATGTACAATGTTAAGCAGCTAACTGATGTTATTGATACACTCAAAACCAAGAAATCAGATGATTATCACTCATTATCTAAAACCTTATATAATAGAAGTACATATTCATCATTGAACGCCAATATAGATACCACAAAAATTGACTCTATTTATGGTGGTAAAGACATTCTTGACCATTATAATATTAGTCAAAAAGTCCAGATTATAAATTTGGCCATCAATTCTTCAAATAGCACAAGACAGATATTAGACTCAAATAAAAAATCACTTGAACAGAAAGATATTCGACTAAACAAACATATTATAGTATTCCATGATAAGTTTGTTTTGGCATTGGCTTGTATCATATTATTTTTCGTCGGTGCGCCACTTGGCGCCTTAATCCGCAAAGGTGGACTTGGTTTACCGATGGTTATTGCCATTGTATTGTTCTTAACCTATCATTTCTTTGGCATTTTTGCTAAAAATAGCGCTGAAAAGGGAACTTTTAGTCCTATCATTGGAGCTTGGCTTTCTACGGCTGTGATGTTACCATTAAGTATTTATTTGACTACTCGTGCCACGAATGACAAAGGTGTCTTTCAGTTTGATTTCATTATAGTGCCACTGAAACGTTTATTTAGTTCAAAAAATAAATTTCAACTTTCAGAAAGCGATACCAAGACCTATAATTATTATAAAAGATATTCCATAGAGGAGTTAATTGGAATTATAAAGAATCAAGAAGAATTTGACTTAGATAAAAAACCAAAGGAGATTGCACTACATAATCTGTTGGATCGAAAAATTTCACTTGAAGGTTTAAAGTCTGAAGGTTTAGTAATTCCTGATAAACTTATAAAAGCTAGGGTTTTACTAAGAGATTATAAAGATTACTCGAAAACGAGTTTAGTCAGTTATGTCGTAGGTATTGTTTTAGTAGTATTGCATTTAGTATTTAAAAACAATAAATTACCAGAAATCGCAGAATCCGCTTTGAGTTTGAGCATTATTGCCTTTATCTTTTTTGCTATTTATGTAATAGTCGATGTGTTTAAATATTCAAAATTTTACAAGATTATCGATTTAAAAGGGAAACAAAATAATCCACTTATTTTAATTTTAACGCTTCCACTCTATCCGTTAAAATACATTATATTGAGAAACAAGATTTCCCAAGACTTCTATCTGAGCTGTCTTCAAAATATAAAATAA
- a CDS encoding LolA family protein, with protein MKNLIVLAFITLGFTAFAQSDAKAENLLNEVSSKIKSYKNISLDFKYELNNISENISQETRGDVVIEGEKYKLNILGVTRIYDGKTLYTISPEDEEVTISSNNTEDESTITPSEMLSFYEDGYTFKMDIVQTVKGRKIQYVKLLPMDTNSEIKHVLLGIDATTKHIYNLIEVGKNGTKTTLTVNSFKTDEPISKTLFTFDKSKYSDYFINKID; from the coding sequence ATGAAAAATTTAATTGTATTAGCATTTATCACACTAGGATTTACCGCGTTTGCGCAAAGCGATGCCAAAGCCGAGAACTTATTAAACGAAGTGAGTTCCAAAATTAAAAGCTATAAAAATATCAGTTTAGACTTTAAATACGAATTAAATAATATAAGCGAAAATATTAGCCAAGAAACACGTGGAGATGTCGTAATTGAAGGTGAGAAATACAAACTCAACATATTGGGAGTTACACGTATTTACGATGGCAAAACGTTGTACACCATTAGTCCAGAAGATGAAGAAGTCACTATTTCTTCAAACAATACAGAAGACGAAAGCACCATCACTCCAAGCGAAATGCTATCATTCTATGAAGATGGTTATACGTTTAAAATGGATATTGTACAAACTGTAAAAGGACGGAAAATTCAATATGTAAAACTACTTCCTATGGATACCAATTCTGAAATAAAACATGTTTTACTCGGAATTGATGCCACCACAAAACACATTTATAACTTAATTGAAGTTGGTAAAAATGGAACGAAAACAACATTAACTGTTAATTCTTTTAAAACCGATGAACCCATCTCAAAAACCTTATTTACATTTGACAAAAGTAAATACAGCGATTATTTTATCAATAAAATAGATTAA